The sequence GGCTCTGAGATTGTGGTTTCAGGACAAATCACAGACAACAGTGTGGAGAGTTTCAGCACTGAAGTCATTGCAGTATCAGTAAAATCATCATGGAGCTTTACAACCATGTCTTCTGTTTATTGAAATTGCTATGGATTGAGTGTGCTGTTTTTATCTTTAGTTCATTATATTGGATATTATTATCATTGATGGTCAATTTAAGAGTTTGGAATAATGGTCACTTTGTTTTCAGATAAAGTTATTGGTGAAGGTGGTAATGACAACATTCCTGATGAAAATGttcattagtattattatttctgAGCAGAAAGGCAGTAATGTGACGTATCAGGACACTGTAATGATAAAAGACCCCAGTGATGTCCCACCTGAGAATGAAGATTTCATGCAGAGACTGTGGGCCCACCTGACAGTGAAGCAACTTCTGGAAAGGCAGTAAGTTTATGGAGTGATATGACATTTTGCGTTTTAAATTGGACATTGAGGACATCCTTCTGTCTCAGGGTGCTTCTTAAAGGACAAGAGAAAGAGGATGAAGAGAAAGAAGCTCTCAAACTCTCTCTGAAATACCAATTTGTCACCCCCCTCACCTCTATGGTTGTCACTAAGCCACAGGAAGATGAAGTGGAAGTTGCCGACAAACCCAAAGAGGGAAAAGAGGAACCTGAATGTAAGAACCAACAAATTAACTATGTTAACTCAGACCTTTTGACCAATGAATCCAACTGTCTGTTGTATGTACACAGTTGTGAGTTATTGTAACTACTGAGTCATTGTCCTGGAATTTTCTGtgcagcatcatgggtaatgtagttttttacCACAAATCCTGCTTTAAAACGTGGTTATTTTcaaagttgaaataatgcatGCTTACACCTTCGACAGAAGCAAATACTATCGAATAATAACCTCGACACTCACAGTAAGGCTGTCTTTACAGGTTTACGAGTTATCTTTAAAAATCAAcgtttcttacagccactttctattttgtaaagctcaacaatcttttgctgcacatcagaactatattctttggttttactcattgtgatgaacgattaagggaatttggcctttatGTTTCCTCATATTTGTACTCCTGtgaaacaggaagtcatggctgaacaatttcatgttcctagtcaccctggtgtggTAAACATGAGTGGGAATGTATTTCAGAGATATTTCTAGAATGTCTACGGGGTGCTAATATGTGTGGGAGATAAACAATAATGTGAatcccccacccccaccccaaCAATTGTTTTAGTTGACCACATGACCACAACTCTTTCCTTTTTTCATCAGTTACCCAGTTCAGTTATGTGAAACAACACGGTCATCGTTTAGGTAATGATAACCTAAAAATAATGAATACTAACAACAGTAAATATTGCAATCTCCTCTGCTGGTgtagaaacatgttaaaatgttttaaataacattaatttaaGCATTTGATATTCCATCAAAATATGGTTGGAGATAAAAAAAGTGACACCTTCTTCATTGTTATTTTAGGACTTATCCTGTCTCATCCTTCTCTTCTGGGTAAGTTTTAAAATGATGTGTAAAGTGGTCAGAACTGTATCGACACACCAGAATATGTTTTCCCTAAATATCCCTATGTCCTAAATATAACTATATCTTGCCTCttgaatttgttttttatattccAGCTGTAGCTGGTCCGTCGCCCACATGTAAGGCAGCTTATTTTCTCATTTAGGTTGATAAATTTAATAATccttatttcatttatttaatgttcTTTATTTCATATGTCAAACAGTTGCAGATGACACTGATTATGGTACGTGAAAATAATTTTCTTCTTTTCTGAAGtgaaatagtttttatttcatttatttgtgtgttttagtatgtaaaaataaattttaaatactAAAGGTCATTGGCAGGCACAATGCACAGCAAAACCCCTTTAGCTGTGACCTTATTAAAAAAGGTTATTATTAAGGACtcaaatattcatttaaaaatattttatttaagtgGCATATTACTTCTAGAAGATACAGCTCTTGGCATAAcaatgcattgcattgcagttgACATTGTACAGGTGCTATTAGCAGGACTGgattgaccaatcagatgaTGATTTGACAGCTCTTGGTTTTCTGGGAGACTAATTGTGGGAGTGCATTAAAAGTTGAACATCTTTGAGTCATGCCTACAGTGTAAAAATGTTCCTTCTTTTCAGGTTTCTTTGATTCTGATCCTGTTCctgatttttatttacattctgTGATGCCAACTTGTAAGTTTTTCAATTTACAATATTTTCTGTTACCTCAGAGATGACATgttttttgtaggccaacccggaagttagcggcgcacggttTTCCCTCAATGGAAAGCcaattcatttttcccatagacttttggaaaactgcaaaaaaataagctctgtgtttaacaaagcgttatgacacttacacgttttgtctatcaagataatctttacaagtagtcccttttagcaacttgttagcaaccaccGTTTTTAAGAAACAAAAATAAGGTTTAAAAAAATCGCAAgcaggttataactggtgtgttttatgtcatagatcaaaacgtgtatatttagaggctttcttaaccacagaccttatttcaggcgatttagcaaaacccattcaaaaaacccattgactttaGGGCGATGGAACCAGAAGTCCAAAAATGCTAattcgcttccgggttttgcttacaaaaacacaacatctctgaggtactctattacACACCACACCTTTGTGTTTGAAATCACCCCCTATatcctcattcactattccctactacattactccactaatatagttcatTTGAAGGAGTCAATTaaacgagtgagtgaattcgAACACTAAGTGCGCCGGAAGTGCTGCCGattttgcatagtttgtgcttgctttttattaaaaatttgaaACATAGCAAACTGGCAGCTCAAGTAGTAATGAATATTTATGTTAAACTCTGCCATGGAAACTAGCATGTACACTTGTTATTGTGGTGTattatgggattgaatgagtacACTCAACATCGTTCACTATGGTTGGtcctacaaatggctgtcccctcaaatagtgctCTATTTAATGGTAGAGGGGGCGATTTTGGACACAGCCAAAGACTAAACATACAGTAATGCATTCAGAATGTTGATTTATCATTTACACTTTTTTGGGCCTTAGATTCCTCTGTAACTGAACAATTGCATACAACTGAGAACCCTATTGTGCAAGGTAcataaacatttttcatttttcaaagtCAATTATTTGATTTGGGAGCACCtattttacagaataaacatgattttcCCTCTCCAAAAGTTTGTAGCAATTGTTTCTTGCTGCCTGCTGCTGGTCAGTCTAAGCCGCTTTGTTTTGACGTTCCTGTTCCTCACAAACTCAAACTGCTACAAGATTCTGCTTCAGGTCAGACATTAAGAGCTGTTTGTTCTGCATATGAATCTGTTTAACAGGCCTTCAGGCCTTATAGTGATATTTTCTGTGTGTCCTAGAGTTTGTTATGAATGGAGAGTCTTTGAGTGGACAGAATGGATTCAATCAAATTGCTTTTCATTACAAAACCAACCATCACTTGATAATAAGCAAGCAGTCTATCAGTTACCGAAATGGACAGGATGATGTGCAGATCTTGTGGGGCCAGACGGCAACTCAACGTGATACAGAGGGGTAAAAACTATTGGAGTTCCTAGCATGCATTGTCAAAGACAAAAATTACCCTTACTAAAAAGAAGTTTACTCGTGTGCTATAGTGTACTTCTTTTAATCTAAAAAACaagaaagtatactttcagtcAACTTTTTATGTACTCATCAGAAATGTACTTAAAATTACGCTTATGGCTTGGCTTAtatactgacagaaaagtcTAAGTATATTTGGTCTATACTTAtactatatctcacaattctggtttattttctcacaattgatgagataaaaagtcgccgTTTTTTTATACTgaggcggaaacaagcttctacAGAAAACAGATATGTTCCTAATTCTAAGTGTACATAGGAAATATAACTCTTTCCCAAAAACATGATGCTTCCcagccattgacagaatttcaCGGCAATCCGTGTTTTCACTGTCatatggtagggggcgctattacgcaTCTTCTAAAAGAGTACAGAACCTCCAAATCAAAACACAGATGAATAAGAAGCAGAAATAAGCAATAAAAACATTGCTTTTATGCACATGTAAAATAACGCGATCATCACATTACACAGCATATAATTCAAAAATGCCTAATAAAATGTCGACCCAGGATATGGTATAGTACTgtgaagctttgggggtgttgatggactcagtctactccatctgtgttttgatcatcaTTCTGAATCCAATCTGGATGTAGTCTTggacaaaaacatgattttctcaactttttgttcaaaatgttgtgtgttataaaaaaaaaaaaaaacactggcagGGAAAGTTTTACAGTACAGTTAAAGGTTTATTTCAAGTAGGAACATAGTAGTATATTTAAggtgcaaaaataatatataaatagtaaACTATGATAAGTTCACTTAAAGAAAATTTAAGTTCTTGCAGTATAACTAGTAGTATACTGAGAGTATGcttcaaagtgtactttcataAACTAAGTATTTAGTAAACTATGAGTATATGTTCACTTAGTTGCAGTAAGTGGAAGATGGTGTGTACTCcgtttactactgttacacttaaaGTATACTTAGAAGTATACTTTTATACATTAAAAGAGGGCAAATTTAGTAGTATAGAAATAGTAAGTGtactactagtacattgatattagtatacttactacataaaaTATACTTAAACTTTAGTTTAGTATACTTaataaaatgaacttgaagtatacttatttttttttgtaaagggttATACAAGTATTTTACTAGAGATTTTGTTGTAATACAATAGAGGCAGAATTCACTCATGAGTTACTTTGTTTCAACAGCGTGTCTCTGGTTGTACATGAAGGTCAAATGAACGTCACCATGGGAAATATTCGTGTTGTTATTCTTCTTCAAAAGAAAGATCAGGTCCTGTTTTTGTGGCCTGCCATTTGGGAATATCCAAAAGATGTCAATTTGACAGGGATTTTAGGTAAGAGAGCAATTCACTGTCTAAACATTTGGACATTATTTTTCATCACTTGCTTCTTAGAGATACTGAAGTAGGCTGCAACAGTAGATCATGGCGCATATTAATAACCTTTAATCTGTCAACCATTTCAGAAGAGCAATGTGACTATGTTCAGAATAGCATGCTAACTTATTACTCTTACAAAGTCTTCAGTATATAGTATGTATAATATGCACAGCATACAAGTGAGCACActgtaagcctaagttgatcataGCTCGATTGGTGGCAATGGATCTACGATCAGTACGCAGCCCTGAGCtttgtaaaatgtattaatgcAACCTTATTTCTGAGGTTACATTTAACTACACTTTTAGACATAcactcgcaaacttccctaagTGCTTCCCCCCAGGGGAATCCCCGCCACCATTTTGAAGTGGGTTCAAAAAAATGGACGCAGCTGACAACTGGGCACCACTTGGTATAAAAGTTttgaggtcatgtgacaaaaATTTAGTAtgctattgtttgaaaatatgaaataatggCAGTTTTACTTGCTTTTTAATGCACCACATTGTTCAGTAAGTAGTTATCCATTCTGAACAGAGCATGTGATTATCCATGGGCAAAAATCTGTGAATAATATGAATACAACCAGAATGTCAGTGATGTTAATGGGTCTTTTACGTAGATTGGTTAGCTAACaactatttattattaaatgcattattgtgaatacatttctgtcattgaACCAACACTGGTGACAAGTCACAATATGTGTGAACAATCTTTAAGGAAAACCCAATATTTCATATGAGGGGATTGAAGGATCGCAAACACCAACTCTAAAGATAATGAACAAGGATGTGGAGACATATTTGTAAgtgattaaattaataaatacatacaaacgtatatgtttaatttatgaATGTATTTAATGAAACTTGTGTCTATAGGGAGACTGTCAGCGATTACAGACTGCATTCAACTCCTTTTCGAGAATGCTGGCATGTACCATTCCAGGCTGTGATGGGGGGCGAGATTTCTGATTTCACTGTCACTCAGCTGTAGAGTTAACAAACAACGTTTCCCAATATATTTTGATGGTCTGTTTTAAGCACAGTAAGCGTTTCAATAGTTCAATCCCATCTGACCTAGAAACTGTGTTGTTAAATCTGACCAAAGGGAGTATGACATTGTCTTTGGCACTGCTTTCTCAAGATtttatgttaacaaataaaaaagcaattaaatAACATAAGGTTTCCATTTAAGACTTGCTTATAATTGTGTCCTCTATATGTTTTTGCTTTATCTTTTGTAACATCCACTTCAGCCTTTCCTTGGATTAATCCAGTTTTTAATCAAAGTCCACTATTAAAAATAAGGGTTCCAAATGGGAGTTTTGCATATAAGAGCCATTTTGTGTACAGTGTAGAGTTCTTCTGAAAgtttaaaaatgctgccttctgaggatgCATTCCAAGTTAGGAAGGCACAAAGGCAGTTCCAAATGTTAGACAGAGCATAGATGCATCCTTTACttcctttgatatcccacaatcttgtgcgttccattctgtgacaattgagctaaaaaataaagatcaAATCTGGAAGTTGGGTTGTCAATTTTGTGTAAATAATGTATGCTATTGACCATTGTTTTCCACTTTTGGTGTCAATTCTAGCGATAAATTAgtattgtagtaattaaatattccCTTAGTTATCACCAAACCTCTAATTTGCtatagatcattaaactgttacactgcctcagaagtctgttcgaaatcagtttttttaaagggtttgttcacccaaaaatgaaaattctgtcatttattacttaccctcatgccgttctacacccttaagaccttcgttaatcttcagaacacaaattaagatattttagttaaaatccgattgctccgtgaggcctgcatagggagcaatgacacttcctctctcaagatccataaaggtactaaaaatttaaatcagttcatgtgagcacagtgcttcaatattaatattataaagcgacaagaatatttttggagcggcaaaaataacaaaataacgacttatttagggatggccgatttcaaaacactgcttcagaaagcattggagcacaaatgaatcagtgtatcgaatcatgattcagatcgcgtgtcaaactgccaatggctgaaatcacgtgactttggcgctctgaacagcagattcgaaatatgtttttagtacctttatggatcttgagagaggaagtgtcattgcttcctatggaggcctcacggagccatcggatttcaactaaaatatcttaatttgtgtcccgaagatgaacgaaggtcttacgggtgtggaacggcatgagggtgagtaataaatgacagaatttctatttttgggtgaactaaccctttaaggtaccAACGCGTGCAAACGCTGCCTGCAAATTCAATGTCTGATAGGGCAGCGAGGCAAAAAGTCATCTGCCTAAGCTTTCGGATGCAGCCTTGGTACGAAAATCGCTAACGTTTTTTCCATTGTAAAGAACCTTTTGGctccatggatgttaaaagttCTTCATGGACGCCAATAAATaaccctttatttttaagaattctCAATTAAACTCAAGTGAAACTACACCATCTTTTAATGAGCAAAACCTTGACAAGTCACATTAACTgatacaaaatgtacaaaacaatGTACAATGAATTCTAGACTGTTGTTTGGTTCCTCAACATTTTCTGagaacatgcaaaaaaatgGTAACATTGAAATACCAGAACACCATTGCAAACTCAAGAGGTAATTTAAAGTTCCAGTGTCCATTAGTCATTGTGGCATCACTCATGGAAGTGTTCTACATATTTGTTTAAAACACTAATTGTTAGCATCTGTACACAGTCATTTaagtatgtaaacattttttatggaataaatCATGTTATTTGGTAACTCTTAAAAGGTCATTCCAGCATCCCATATGGCTTTAGGAGGGTCTGTTTCCGCAGCCTCCTTGAACCAGATCCATTAGTTCCTTCCTGAATTTCTCTGACATGAAAACATAGAGAATGGGGTTGACCACTGTAGAAGAGGTTGCCATGATGCGAGCAAACGTAGCAAAGGGTCCAAAGTGAGGTAAAGTTCCAACCGCATTGTCACCCTCAACTATTTGAACAAACATCAAGCCATAGGAAGGCAGCCAGCACAATGCAAACGCCAGCACTAACAGAGCAGACATCTGGGTGACGTGAACATGGTAGTGCTCCAAACGGTCAGTCTGAGTTGAGCGATCCCGCCTGGTGATTTTGAGGAAATGGTATATCTTGGCATAGGCTATTACAATGATCAAAAGTGGAAATGCAAAAGCCAGTAGGAAGTGGCACACTCCATATGCCAACTGGCTCTTGTCAGAAAGGAAATTAAAACATGCCAGGTCCTCACGAGCTTCATGGTTGTCCAGCCCTGAAATCAGCGTCCTCCAAGCGAACTGAGGCGATGCCAACACAACAGCTGGTATCCACAGTACGCCTGCAGTCACCTTTAAACGCCCCTCTCTGCGCCATCGATACGCTTTGGACTGATGAACCACGATGATGTACCGAGCAAAAGCCAAAGCGGCGAGTGTAAAGGCACTGGCGGCTGTACACATTGCACTCAGGAAGCTGACGGACTTGCACATAAAGCTTCCAAACGGCCAGTGATGGGTTGCAATGGCAACTGTGTGATATGGAAGACAGGAAAGTAGGAGAAGGTCCGCCACACTTAATGACAGAAGAAAAACATCTGTGCCGTTTGCATTTGTCTGTTGGAGTCCTCCTGTCCTTCCTCCACTGGGCTGTCCACATCCTCGCCGCATCGTTCGACAGATGATGATCAGAACCAGGATGTGTCCTACTACCCCGGTCACCAGGATAAAGCTGTCAAATATGGGTACCAACACTCGCTCAACATCACTTGGTCCAAGACTGGAACTGTTTGACTCAGTAGTCCCGTTAACCATAATGGAGCGTCCAAGAATTAACAACAATCTAATTTTGACTGTAATTGGTTCTTAAatacaatctttatttttatgcatCTTTAAAAATTTTACTCACTTAAAAGTTTCAGCCTAAAAGCAACTGGACGTTT comes from Chanodichthys erythropterus isolate Z2021 chromosome 6, ASM2448905v1, whole genome shotgun sequence and encodes:
- the LOC137021423 gene encoding galanin receptor type 2 — encoded protein: MVNGTTESNSSSLGPSDVERVLVPIFDSFILVTGVVGHILVLIIICRTMRRGCGQPSGGRTGGLQQTNANGTDVFLLSLSVADLLLLSCLPYHTVAIATHHWPFGSFMCKSVSFLSAMCTAASAFTLAALAFARYIIVVHQSKAYRWRREGRLKVTAGVLWIPAVVLASPQFAWRTLISGLDNHEAREDLACFNFLSDKSQLAYGVCHFLLAFAFPLLIIVIAYAKIYHFLKITRRDRSTQTDRLEHYHVHVTQMSALLVLAFALCWLPSYGLMFVQIVEGDNAVGTLPHFGPFATFARIMATSSTVVNPILYVFMSEKFRKELMDLVQGGCGNRPS